The region ACGATCAACATAGCGAAACCGCACGGGATAATCGATTATCCCGTGCGGTCGTCTTAACTCGACCGCACGGGATAATCAATTATTCCGTGCGGTCCGTTAAGTCGACCGCACGGGATAATGGATTAGCCCATTTGTCTAGCATGTGCTATCCCATGCGTTCGGCCTAGCACATGCTAGCCATTTCACATATCACCATAAGTCCCAAGTTTCATATGTCACAACTTTCGCATATAGCAAATACAATATCTCACAATTTGAAAAAAGTAACATCTCATGCATCAAAAGATGATCATTTCTAAATACCGCATCTCACAATTTGCCCAGATATCAAATAGCACATCTCATAATTTGCACACATATCAAATAGGCCGATGCGATCGGTGCCAATAGCGGCTTGGTGGCTGGCGATGCtgagggggaggaggtcggcggcTTGGGGGAGGAGGCCAGCGGCGTCGTGGAACCCGAcgccgaggggaggaggctaGTGGCTTCTTGGTGGAGGAGATCGGCGACGGCTTGGTGGAGGCCGATGTCTTGTGGGAGGAGGCGTCGTGGAGCCCGACGTcgagggggaggaggtcgACAAATTCTTGGTGGAGGAGGTCGACGACAGCTTCATCAGGGAGGCCAACAGCATCATCGATGCCATcggcgagggagaggaggagaggcggttTGGGGTAGAGGAGAAGTCATGGCGACACTACAGGCGTCGGCAGCGgtgagggcgaggaggagaggaggcggcggcgacgagggcgagaAGGAAAGGTTGTGGTTGGGCTGGAATTTATATAGGCGCGCATCATCGCGTGCGGGATGGGAAAATGATTATCTCGTGCGGTTGGTTAAGACGACAGCAGGGGAAAATGCAATTATCCCGTGTGGTCGTTTTAAGACGCCCGCATGGAAAAATGCATCTTCCTGTCCGGGTAATGGCCCGACGGCGGTCTGTCGATTTTTCAGGCGGCGCCATTTACAGTCTGCTTGGAAATAAAAGGGGCCGATGTctagaaaaattattcatgTAGTAGTGACGGAGGGAATAGAAAACTATTTTCTTCATAAGTATCTCACCAACCACTTATTAGAAATCTGTTGCTTTCTCAAATATGGTTTACTGTGTTGCACTGTCTCCGTTATGaaatgtaagcatttttaggttgtttagcatGAATTAATGTTGGGAAGAAAAGACTACAGTGCCATTTAATAATAGAATAAATAAGGATAGGAGGGTAGGCGgaggataaaatataaataatcttAAATAACAAATGATTAATGGGATAAACAATAGTGTGGATAgtactagaaatatttatattacaagataaaaatgatagaaatgtttatatacacTAGTTTCTAACCCATGCACTGCATGGGCTAATGCAAAATTTGTTAGTTATTGTTGAAATTTAGTGGTTTAGACTTAAAAAGAAAGTCCATGTTAGTTATAACATAATTACATTAATAAAACTCTTAATTAAAAATCCGTAAGCTTTGTCTACTtgtcttttttaataaaagttcTTGATCACCCGTAAAAGAATGTTACATGCTCAACCATCAAACTTTGTTTTACTGTAGTCCAACCAATcctaaaatatacatatatacaaggtaaaaagtaaaacaacaaaacctaaaaattgtcaagtattttaaaatagaagaCGCATAATGAATTGAATTATGAAATTTTGGATAAAAGGTTTAGGGCttgaattctaaaatttatattaaccacattaaaaattttatataaaatcattGGCAGTTCCAAATTACAAACATGAACTTGTCCAGAAAAATTACATTTCGATCCAAGTACTTTTCTCCTAATAaagatttaatatttttcagtaagtacaaagttgaacaacctttagttcaaaattttattcctGATTTAATATGTTCCTCATAATTATTGATGGCAGTTAGATTATTCCATTTAAGATGAGAGCTTGTATAAAGTGCCAAGTTAGTATAGATAAAGATAGATTAGAAAAGATGAactatttatttgttagtGCAAATAACGAAAATGGATAATTTGCATCATATAAGAATTTTTGTTCCTTGAACTTGAGCTACCTTTTTTAATACcaaagttttattttgcaCCACCCTTCGATTGATATTTCCACCTGATCGACTATGTAACCTTACATTTGTTCCCCTTTGAATCACCTCAACTCTCTTCTCTAGCCATGTCTAACTATTACTCTAGCAAAAATATGACTTACGCATGGATTAGGGTGTTCATCAGTATGTTAAAGTTGATGTGCTCGAGATTGTTAATGTGTCGAAGGAAATGGTTTGGGTGAGATAGACAAAGAATAATCCAAACTGAAACTTTGACAATATAAGGTGGTCTAAACTCTAAAGTGCAGATTaatcattaaatttttttagaaattctaagatttttttacacaCATGGAAATGCATAATAGAACATATGTTCACCTACTTAAGCAATATGTACCATCCATCCAttgtatgtacgtacgtacgtacgtacatacatacatacaatcTGCCTGGTGGCCTCCCTAATGAGGAACATTTCACCTAGGGGTAGTTGGTTGGTACCATGATGTCATATGCCAGGAAGTAGTGGTCAAGCTTGCCGGAGGCTAAGACAAGAGCATTGGCCATTTTCTTGAGCTCAGTGAAGTGCATCTTGCCCCCCCAAGGCCTTAACAAATGTGGCCGTCAACTTTGGGACCTAGCTAGGAGCTAACCACCCAATGGACGAGGAATGAAAAGGTGGCCCCTCTCTTGCAGAGACTGAAGGGAATTTGCACATAGCCGTGCACCCCGTTTGGTGTTCGgaagcttttttttatttgtcctATGGTGCCATCCATGCCAAGTGGTCGCCAGCGTACGCATCGAGGAAGATGAGTGACTTGGAGCCTGCTATGGAGTCAACGAGTTGGTTGATGTGTGAGAACGGAATAGGTCTCGCATGCATGCCTTTTTgagtgtggtgaagttgacgcaCATGTGCCATTTTCCCACGCTGCCTCTCTTTACCTCCATCTCCTGTGCCGCTGTTGGGGACCTCCCTTGTGCCAAGTGGTCACCTTCATGGCACCAACAGGCTACGCACTATCACTATTGTCTAGTTGGGCTGGTAAGCGAGCCctttctcttcctccctcgGTCCGATCTGCCCTGGCAGATTTAGGCCGTTCACCTAGGCCACTGTGTGGCTTCTTGCGTTTCCCCTCATGGTCGCATGTAGGCGCACAAGACCACTGTGGATGCCACCTTGGTGATACGTGGTGGACTCCGGTTAAGTCACATGTGGATTGAGTTCATGGTGGGACACTCTTCCTAGAGTCACCAACAGGTAGGCCCCATTAGTTAGTGCCACTCCCTCTGCTGGTGGTGGCCTTGGGTGGCAAGACGACAACAAGGGCATGATAGAAGTGTGACGTTCTCGTGCGGATATCCTTGCACGAACCTATAGTGGCTTGCCGTCCAGTGGGAATAGGAATCATGCTGCCTAGGAAGGACAACTCAGCTTCACTGGTGGAGATGTCTTTGCTGGGTGCGTTGTAGTCGTGATTTGCACCATGATCATGGTAGTTCGAAGCTTGTTGATCTGCACTTGGACCGTCGTGGCGGCACATGCCCCTTAGCTCCTCATGGAATCCACCATCTTCCTGAACTCCTACAATTGCACTTTGAGTGCACATGCAAATTTTATGGTAGGCAGGTTGGCTCTTCCTCACTGGTGTAAGGGTGTCAATCTCCGTGGCGGTGATGCTTGCGCTGGTGCTCATGGCGTCAGCGTTAGTTGTGTCAGCCTTCCTATTGCCGACACAGTTTCGCTAGTGTTGTCTATAGTGTTGTGCCACAATCCCCATGGTAGGCACCAATGTTGGAACAAAGTCCAACAAACCCGTGTGTGCATGAGAACAAGCGTGACTAGAGTTGAGGAaaaatcttttttgttttgtgtctCTATTGCATGGTCAttacatatgttttatagtatCACATGGGCATGGAATTTACATTGGGCCACAGGCCTCAGGGCCATTTCTAAGAGGGTATGGGAgatagggggggggggggtattTGAGGCGTAGTCGTTTTCTTGTCTGTAGCCCACCACCTTACTATACGGATCGACTACTATCCGCCTATGGTAGGGCACAAGGTAGCTAGGTGATGACAAAGAATGCATGTCACATCATCTTCATTTCGCCTATATCCTCCTTTCATTCATCGGATCCTGGCATGCATCGCCCAAGGCCTCGTGCCCCTTGACCGAAGGCTTCTTCCCTTCGAGGTAGGGCTTCGGAACCCCTTGAGGTGGGGCCATCTTTTGAACTCCTTAAAGAGCCTCCCAGGGCCAACCCTTTGGAGGGAGGGGAACCTGCCTAGTAGCCTCTTAGGCCTCTTGACCCGGATAGACTTTCCGTGGGACTTCATACCTAGCCAATTCTCACTTTCTAGTTTGAGTTGGCTGGTACCCCTATTCTTGGCCACTCCCACTGTTGTTGTGAACCAGTGGGGGGGCCTTGTTATGCTGtatccataacaaaaaaacaaacaacaataTTTTGCAAGCCAAACATGGAAtcagttttgctaccaatcACCCAAGTGATTTCTTCTTAAATCTTAGTTCCACACGAACGTGCCTGAAATGTAATTCCAATATAACTAGTAAAATATAACTTGTGTAAGCTATgtgtatttttcttgtttttatgaGACTTATATGttagttatatatttgattatttagttGTAATTATATGATACTTATATTCGCATAAttgtaaagaaaaatcaatgaggtgatgtatataaaagcttGACATGGGCCATCCTCTTATGTGATCCTGTTATATTGCTACCGGGCTGGGCTTCTTTATGGTCGAGTCCATGACCCATCTGCCTTCCTCCAAGCTGATACAAAATGTAGTGGCAGTAGGTTGTGAACTTGTGATTCTGATAGCTGAATCTTATATAGTATTATATAGATATATCTCGGTTTAATATAAATCATCCTGATCTTTTGATCCAGCTGTTCCCAATTTTAAACATGGAAAAATTGATCTTTTGCAAcggaacaaataaaataatgccATGGCTTTGGAATTTGCTAAATCTACTGCAGTCATTTCTGTACAAGGCATCACACCAACACAAGAAAGAACATTCTTCTCAGATACATACTACTAAAAAAGGGCGTTGCCCAAAGTCAAGtcaatttataaaagaaaagcaaatctCGTTTAAAAACCAGCGGAAAATCGATTCAATCCTCCTGTACACAGATCAGCGCTccgaacaaataaaaaaagaaatcgaaAATTTAATCTCCTATATGTACACTTCAACGCTccctaaaaaagaaaaagaaaatcaaggaCTCCGGTCGACGTCCagcaccgtcgccggcggcggcggggacgccgGCAGCCGCGCGGAGAACGCCATATACTTGAACGgttccgcctcgccgtcgccgtccccgccgGCCCCCTCGTCCTCGAAGTTGAGCGCGTAGCTGATGGGGTCGTAGCGGAACTCCCCGGCCAGCTGCTGCGGCGGgtgcttccgccgccgcctccccgcccgcGCCACCAGCTCCGGCAGCTCCACGGCGCGGTCCCGCACCCACCGCGACGACGTCCGCagcgccctcgccgcgcggTGCCCcagctcctccccttccccttccccctccccgtccccgccgccgaagCAGCACGAGAAGCACCcgacgccgccatggcgcTCCCGCTCCATTGCCATCAAATCGAAGATTTCAAATCAGAAGTTGGAATGGAAATCCGAGTAGAGGCAGGGAACGATCTTGGCTAGGTTTATAGTAGCAGTATGGTGGAAGGTTTGGTGTGGAAGCGGATAAGGAAGGAAGGCGTCGCAGCGGGGGGCTTTGGTTTCCCTGTgggcggaggaggatgggTTGGATGGGTGATGATTGGGATGCCATGAATGCGTGACGGGGACGGAGAATCGGACGGACGACGCGTAGGGGCCGCGGCGCGGGGTGCACGGGGACCATCGTCGACCGGGATCCAACCGATGCGGACGGGCCGTGAAATACAAGGGTCCGTCCGTTTGGTTTAGGGACACGGCAGCTTCTTcttttctaatttaaaaatacgGAGTACTCACTTTAGCTAGCTAGAGGGagcaattttttctttttcggaaatatttttaatggtaAGCTATCTGAATatcttaggccgcgttcggttgtggaggggataagttaacttaccccgcgCGAGAAACGGAATAATAGATaactacatgattaattaattattaattattaaaaaaatatgaaataaattaatatgattttttaaaacaacttttccatagaaaatttttgcaaaaaatacaccgtttagcagttcgggaaccgtccgcgcggaaaacgagggagctaagttaacttagctaCATcgacgaacacggccttagttCGGTAGGGAGTTAGATAAAAGTTGGTTCCTTGTTTCCCTTAGCACACTTTTGAACGGTAAGTTTCGTGAAAAAATTTCCTACCTATGAGCttctatgaaaaatattagaaatatatcttttgactgttaatactcaattaattatgtgcaATGACTTAAGTCAATTCTTTACGTGCCCTTGATATTTCACGTGATCCCGCTTATACCCCTAAAATTTGCTTTATCATGTGTACGTACCTCTtgagtttttatttgaatCCGCTAAAAGCATCACTCTATACCTCCGATTTTCTTGTTGGATCCTTTAAAACCTATCTTATTAGTGTACCATTAGTCACGCAGAATGGCATGACCTCATGGTGAGTCACGCCATCAAAGCCCTCACGAAGTGGAACAAGAAAGAACGTGAGGGATGTTGAAGTGAACAAGACGACGCTGACATGCCCTTGTCTGAGAACTTTGGGTTCAAAGAGCCCAACCACATTGTGGCGTTGACCGAGGGTGCAATGTTGGCCTAGTTCTCACGCCGCAGCTTCGAGATCCTGTGGTATGAGCTCTACTCGGCCATGTCAACCCTGGATATCATGCAACATCTCAAGTGTCTCAATTTCACCGAGACCATGCAACACACGACATCTTGCATTGGTGGTCTCCCTAATCATCATTAATGTCAAAGTGTCCCATGTCCTAATCCATAGGGGCATCGGGCTGTTTGATGTCTCCGCATGGCTAAGAAGTCTGCAACTACCATAGTCTAACTTCGGGGTTTTCTGCTAGTCATCACGAGACTTCATGGTGGTTTGAGGGAGCAATAGGTGGTTGTTGGGCGTCATTTTTCTATGTACATCCATTCATTGCATGATTTAGTGGTGCACTACTCCGGACACCTCCAACTGGAACGCAACACAAATAAGTTGTAAAGGACATCGTTTAATGGCATGACTCTGACAAACATCTCGCACAACTGTGCGAAGATGGCTAGCATCACTACTGATGACCGCAACCTATCGAATGTGTTCCCTATGTCCAGGATTTTGATCATGAAAATTAGATTGAATAGTCTTCGTTGATTTCCCCCAAAGTGTTCATACAAATATCCGAGAAATCCTTCAATTTCATCAAAACCGACAATGAAATTAGAACCCAAGTATGGAATCCAAAACCTTTCCAAATTCCCTCTCATATGTTCCATTTTGAGAAAACCCGAGAAAAGAACAATGCCACAATTCATCTTGGGCCAAAACTGCTCTTTTCCACCTCAATCCTAGCCCAACCTTGCTCCTCTCTTCCCCTCCCTTTTCTCACCTGGCCACCTCTGTTGTCTCTCTTCCCTTATGTTTGCTAGGCCACGATCAAGACTGGTCTAGCCTCCTTGCCCTCTGCCGGGCCACTTCCACGTACTCACCGGCCCATTCAATTGCCTCCCTAACCTTCCTTCTCTTCCCTCTCTCCCGATCCCCGGTTCGGCCACTAGGCCCTCCTAGCCCCATCATGCTAGCCTAGCAACGACCGTCTAGACTCCTTCCTCTCGCTCCATGCACACGTGCCCAACACCTGCTTGACACAATGTCGAGTTAGGCTACACTTGCGCATCACTTTTCCCATGTGTGTTGCCGTATCCCTCACCAGTGACCACTAGCTCCAGCTGGCTTGTAAAGCACCAGCGATCATGTTGGTTCCCCTTCGATACGTTACCTCGACCCTAGGCCATCTACGTGCATTCCCATCCCTCAACCATCACATCCATCTAAGGTCGGCCTGTCTCCATGCATCGCTACCTATCACAACCATCACCTTTGGTTGGTCCCCCTCCACCACCTCTAGTCGGTCCCCATCCACTGTGTCTGCCCTAGCCACCTTGTCTTTCGTGCCCACCGTGTCTAGCGTTACCACCACCAGGTCCCGCTCATGCCCCTTCACCAGCTTGCTTTCCCACTACTATAGCCCCCTTGTAGCAGCTGATGCACAACACTTTTGACTCCCCATGAACCCCTTCATCACATCCAAACCCTACCGGCCCCCTCCCGAACCGTCACACCCGCTACCTATACAAGGAGACCAATGAGCCCCcctctatatatatcactGCCCTCATATCGGTCATCACTCTACCGAAACCAATGTTGTGCTTGCTACCTTAGGCTGCCCATCATGAGAGATTTAAGGGAAGGGTGATCTGGTCCTCCCAGAGCGATTTACATGTATTTTGTACTGGTGTGTTTGTTTCTGCAGCCATCTGtgtcttttttttgtctgcCTCTACTCGGTGGGCCTCGCCCTATGGTCCTCTACCGTTCTTGCCGTGCGCGGCCATGTGACATCAGGAGAGACAACcactactagaaaaataatttatcgccatgaaaaaaattgtagcaTCAATGCTAACATTGTGGCAATAGATACATGATGCCACAATCTTAAAATCATTGCTAGTtgtgctaataaatatcaTGGTAATAGGTTATTGCaacaatatttgttttgttgtaacCAATTTTGATATTGCCATAAAATGCATgtggcaaaaaatatatatatctcctgattttttccctctctgcTGGATAGGGGCCTGCTGTGTGGGGCCTATGGCTCGCTGGGCGGTAGACTATGTCGTATGAAGATTGCTCATTCCAGTCCATGTGTTTCATCTGGTCTTGCATATATTTGCGGTGCACAGGAACCATGCATGTATTTCTCAATccttgtcacacccggagttttatcccaagcctaaattcgaaaaataaattcgtaactaataattggcttaattaatccagaaaaaa is a window of Oryza brachyantha chromosome 8, ObraRS2, whole genome shotgun sequence DNA encoding:
- the LOC102714761 gene encoding uncharacterized protein LOC102714761, which codes for MAMERERHGGVGCFSCCFGGGDGEGEGEGEELGHRAARALRTSSRWVRDRAVELPELVARAGRRRRKHPPQQLAGEFRYDPISYALNFEDEGAGGDGDGEAEPFKYMAFSARLPASPPPPATVLDVDRSP